A segment of the Superficieibacter sp. HKU1 genome:
CACTGGGGTACGGTAAACGGCGCATCGGTGGTGCAGTGCTTTCAGCCGGGATTTACGTCGAAGACCAGCAATAAAATATCTCCACAGTTCAGACCGCCGCCCGGCGGTTTTTTTATGGGTGTAATATGGCAAACCAGATTAAAGGACGCAAAGGCGGCGGCTCTAAACAACGCACGCCCGTAGAACAGCCGGACGACCTGCAGTCGATCGCAAAAGCAAAAATTCTGCTCGCGCTTGGCGAAGGTGAATTTGAAGGTGGGCTGGACGGGAAGAGTATTTTTCTTGATGGCACGCCGCTGATAAACAGTGACGGGTCAGAAAACTTTTCCGGTGTCAGATGGGAATTCCGTCCCGGCACCCAGGCGCAAACCTATATTCAGGGGATGCCGGGTACTGTAAACGAAATTAATGTTGGCTCTGAAATCTCAAGCGATACTGCGTGGACTCATACTTTTAATAATACGCAGTTATCCGCTGTGCGCCTTCGCCTTAAATGGCCGTCTATTTTCAGGCAGCAAAATAACGGCGATTTAGTTGGCAATGTTATTAACTACGCTGTCGATTTGCAGACTGACGGCGGCACATGGCAGACCGTACTTAATACGTCTGTCTCCGGTAAAACCACCTCAGGTTATGAGCGTAGCCATCGGATTGATTTACCGCGTGCCAGCCGGGGCTGGACCGTGCGCATCCGTAAAATCACAGCGGATGCACACAGTGCAAAAATCGGCGACACAATGACGCTGCAGAGCTATACAGAAGTTATTGATGCAAAGCTCCGCTACCCCAATACAGCACTGCTGTATATCGAATTCGATTCCAGTCAGTTTAACGGCAATATTCCGCAGGTTTCCTGTGAACCGAAAATGCGCGTTATGCGTGTGCCGGATAACTATGATCCGTTGACCCGCAATTACAGTGGTACGTGGACCGGTGGTTTTAAGTGGGCCTGGACGGATAATCCGGCGTGGATATTTTACGATCTGGTCGTGACCGAGCGCTTTGGGCTGGGTAATCGTCTGACCGCAGAGAATATCGATAAGTGGGTTCTCTATCAGGTCGCGCAATACTGCGATCAGCTTGTTCCTGATGGTAAGGGCGGCGACGGTACCGAGCCTCGCTATAAATGTGACGTCTATATACAGGATCGAAACGATGCTTATACCGTTATTCGTGATTTCGCTGCAATTTTTCGGGGTATGACGTACTGGGGCGGGGATAAGATCGTTGCGCTGGCGGATATGCCACGCGATATCGATTTCAGCTATACCCGCGCCAATGTCATTGATGGCCTGTTTACATACAGCAGCAGCACAGCTAAAACCCGTTACACGAACGCGCTGGTTTCGTATTCAGATCCTCAGAATGGCTACAGTGATGCAATGGAGCCTGTATTTGAGCAGGCTCTGGTTGCTCGCTATGGTTTCAACCAGCTTGAAATGACCGCGATCGGCTGTACCCGCCAGTCAGAAGCCAACCGAAAAGGGCGCTGGGGCATTATGACCAACAATAAGGATCGCGTTGTAACGTTCTCTGTCGGGCTGGATGGCAATATCCCGCAGCCTGGCTACATTATCGCGGTCGCTGATGAAATGCTGTCCGGTAAAGTGACGGGTGGACGCATCAGCGCTGTGAATGGCCGTGTGATCACCCTTGATCGCAAGGCTGATGCTAAGGCCGGCGATCGCTTAATCCTGAACCTGCCTTCCGGCGCATCTCAGACGCGTACAATTCAGGACATCAGCGGGCGAATTGTCACCGTCACAACGGCTTTCAGCGAAATTCCCCAGGCGGAATGCGTATGGGTGGTCGAGTCCGACGAACTGTACGCGCAACAGTATCGTGTGGTCAGCGTTTCCGATAACAATGACGGCACTTTTACCATTGCTGCCGCGTCGCACGATCCGGACAAATACGCGCGCATTGATACCGGGGCGATCATCGATCCGCGCCCGATAAGTGTTATACCGCCCGGTAACCAGGCGGCACCAGAAAACATCCTGATCGACAGTTATTCCGTAGTGAATCAGGGTGTGAGCGTTGAAACCATGCGAGCCACCTGGGAGCCTGCTGCTAACGCTATCGCCTATGAAGCGCAGTGGCGGCGTAACGAAGGTAACTGGGTTAATGTCCCGCGCAGCGCCACCACCAGTTTTGAAGTGCCTGCCATTTATGCCGGGCGCTACCTGGTGCGTGTTCGTGCCATTAATGCCGCTGAAATATCGAGTGGCTGGGGCTATTCTCCTGAGCAAACGCTGACTGGCAAAGTAGGGAGTCCTTCAGCGCCGGTCGGTCTTTCAACGCAGGGAATTATTTTCGGCGTCGTGCTGAACTGGAATTTTCCGGCCGGTACCGAAGATACACTCAAAACCGAGATCCAGTACAGCGCGGCGGCCAGCGGCGAAAATCCGTTGTTGCTGGCCGATGTGCCGTACCCGCAAAAGACTTACCAGCAGCTCGGCCTTAAATTCGGGGTGACGTTCTGGTACCGCGCGCGGCTGGTGGACAAAACCGGCAACCAGAGCGACTGGACCGGCTGGGTCAGCGGGATGCCGGCCGATAACGTCGCTGACTACATCGACAACATGGACGAGGCGATCCGCGACACCGACACGTACAAAGAGCTGGATAAGTCGATTCAGGACAACCAGACCGCGATCGCGAAAGAAGTTACTGACCGTGCCGCCGCCCTCACCAAAGAAGCCAGCGATCGCGCTGCTGCTATTTCAAAGGAAACTACGGCCCGCACGCAGGCACTGACTAAAGAAGCCTCTGATCGCACCGCGGCAATCGCGGATGAGGCAACCACCCGCGCGCAGCAGGATCAGAAGGTCGCGGCTGACGCAGCGAATGGATTGCTTAACGAGCAACTGACGCGCGAAGCGGCAATTTCTGAAACCAACCTGATTATTCAGAACAAAACGGACTCGCTGGCGCAGTCTATTGCCCAAGTGGCGGCTGGCAGCGGCACGCAGTTCGATTCCCTGAAAATCTGGCATTTCAACTCTGCGAGCGTGGAGGGGTGGACAGGCAACGGCGCGCCGGCGGTAGTCGATAACTGCCTGCGTCCGGCGAACCACGCAACCGATCCGTACGTGATTTCTCCTGCAGGGCTGAACATTGATGCGGCGTCGTATAAATTCGTGAAGCTGCGGATTATCCGGACCGGGAAACCGGTCTGGGCAGGCCAGTTACGCTGGGCCGGTATCGCCGGGCAGTTTGCCGACGCCAGGATGATGACGCTGCCGGAACCAGCATTTGACGCTGGCGGCGTGGCGACTATCGATTTCAGCGATATCAAATGGAATGCGCTGGCGAACGTGGTGCAGTTCCGGCTGGACCTGAGTAACGCCCAGACGGCCAGTGACTATTTTCTGATTGACTGGATAGCTGTGGGCCGCCCGGCACCGGGTGCCAGCACCGCGGCGCTTCAGGATGAAGCGACAGCGCGTATCGCGGCAGACTCAGCAGAAGCCACGGCACGCAGCACCCTGGCGGCGCAGTTGCGCGGCGGTACCGACGGCACGGATCCGTCGAAACTGACCAGCGGCTTAATTTTTAATGAGCGACAGGTCCGCATCTCTTCGGAGAAGGCCATCGCCGAAGATGTTGTCGCGCTGGAGGCCGATTTCAACGACAACAAGACCGTAGTCCAGCAGTCGCTGAAAACGCTAACGGATGCCCAGACCAGCCAGGGCAAGACGATCACAAACATCAGCGCATCGCTGAAATATGCAAACATTGATGCGGACAACATGCTGACCAACGGATCGTTTGAGTCTGATTTTGATTTCTGGGACAAACGCGATTATCCGCAGGCTCAGAGCATCATTAACGGCGGAGCGTACAGCGGCGATAAATTGCTTCGCTTTGCTGCTAATGCGAATATTTCACAGCTAACCCAGAAAAATATTCTGCTGCTGAAAGGGAGGACTTACCGCCTGTCAGCCGTCTTTAAGTTCTCCTCTGATGCCACCGGAGGTGCAGACAACACAAAGATATCCTTAAGGGACAATAACAACGACAACCTGTTGCGAGCCGTGGCATTCCTTGACTCATCAGGTAAAGGGCCGGTTGTATGGACAGAAAAAAGCCTGGAATATACGGTCAGCGGTGCTGATATAACAGTATGCGTTGCGGTGTCATCCTATCTTTCAGCAGGCACCATGGATGTCGATTTTGTGCGGATAATGGATATCACCGACGCCAAAGCCATCGAAACGAAAGCCGACGCTGGCGCTGTATCCACGCTGGACGGCAAAGTGAAAGCCATCGGCGATACCGTGGACGCGCAGGGTACCGCCCTGACGCAGGTGAAAGCCAGTATCGGGCGCCGTACTGTTTTCCGGGCGGTTTCGGTCGGCAGTGGCGGCACCGGTGGCATCAGCGCCGCGGGTATTTTCCGTGAAGACGGGACGAAAGTAGCCACACCGGCGCGGTCGTACATGCTGTCAGTCTTCAGGACCAATGCGGACGGCTCCACGTCGTTCACCTCTACTAATTTCGATGTTTATTCTGGGTCTGTTGCTGCTCAGGCATTCAAGGATGCAGTAGCGGCACTGGCTAACGGGACGTATGTTGCAGTTACGACATGGGACGAGCCAAACAGCAACAAGGCCCTAATCTATGACGCGATTGAAAGTCTTGGCGGCAGTCGTGAAGCCATGGCGCAGATGGTATCGCGCAGTGCGTACATCCTGCTGGGCTGCAAGGGGATCGGCAAAGGAAGCGGTCAGGAGTTGGTCAGCCCGGTTGGCGGCTCAGCCGACGCGCGCGTATTTGCTGCAATTGAGTTCATCAACGGGACGATGGTTGGTCTGGGCGCTGGCGCATCGGCGATTGCCAATGCTAACGCATCAGCCACGAGCGTGCTTGACGCTAAGGTGACGCAGAACGGGAAGGATATCAGTGCGCAGGCCGATGCGATTACCCAGCTGAAAACGGATGTGGGCGGTAAGGCGAGCCAGCAGGCACTGAGCGTGCTCAGCCAGCGTGTCACTAATACCGAGGGTGACATTGAAAGCCAGCAGAATGCAATTACCGGGCTGAATAACAGCCTCAAAAATAAAGCTGACGCCAGTGCAGTTTCGGAGTTGACGACTACGGTCAAAGGACAGGGCGAGCGGATTGACACCATCGACCTGAAAACAACCCGCATCGACCTGACCGCGCTGGATCAGAACATGTATTACCCGGTAACGATGCAGATCCCGTCAAACGGAATATCTAAGGGGCCGACACGCATCCGCGTGGCCCGCCCACTGGATAAGTCATACGGTATCAAACAGGCTGACGGCACGTATAAAAACCCTGACTGGGCTTTACATGCCAATGGGTTCAATGCGTCGATGGAATGGTCGGTGATCGGTAGCGGCTGGGGCGCTAACGATATTGAACGGAATATTTATGAGTATCAGTACCGTCCTAACTGGATCACTGGCGGCGTTGCGCCTGTGGTGAACGTCGGTCAGATGCTTAACTCTTCAACCGAGTATATCTACCTTCGCGGCGGTTCTCAGTACGACGTGTCAACGCCGTTTAATGTGACACCGGTCCTGCGAACCGGGGCTTACACTCTGTCCAGCCAGACCGTCAACCTGATCTCGGTTGGCGGAGTGTCGGTTGTTGTACCCAGCACTATCCGCCAGGACACGGTATCAAACGCCACGGCGACGACAGCGCTTAAGTCAGAGCTGAAGGAATTCAGTACAAATACGGCAACCGCTATCACGCAGTTAAAAACCACCGCTAAGGAGCAGGGCGACACGCTGACGTCTCAGGCTGAAAGTATAGAAGGGCTGAATACCAGCCTGGGTGAAAAGGCTGAAGCGAAGGCGCTTAATGACACTATTGCGAAGGTAACGCAGCAGGGCAAGGATATTACCGCCACGACCAAATCTGTCAGTGACCTGAAAACGCGTGTGGAGGGCGCGGAATCGGGTCTGGCTCAGACATTCGAATCCATCGCCCAGGCAGGTTTCGCGCAGTTCCGCGGCTTCTACGAGCAGCGTGCCGAAATTGTCAGTAATGACACGAAAATCAGCGCGTCCATTAACGAAGTGAACGTCACCATTGCAAACGAGACCGGCGCGCTGGCGCAGCAGATGAACACTCTGCAGGCGAGCGTCGGGGAGAATGCCGCCGCTATTCAGGTGACATCCTCTGCGCTGGCCGATGTGTCCGGCAAACTGTCGGCGCAGTGGGGCGTTAAAGTGCAGGTAGATGCACAGGGGCGCTCATACGTTGCCGGTATGCAGCTGGGTATTGACGGCAATGGGTCATCTCAGTTTTTGATTGATGCTGACACGTTCGGAATTTATAACCCGAATGCTGCCGGTGGTCGGGTGCTGGCGTTCGCGGTGAGTGGTGCGACCGCTTATCTTCGGGCGGCGATGATTCAGGATTTAAGCATCGATTTCGGCAAAATCAGTGACACGCTGTGCTCCACAAACTTTGTTCCGGGACAGCAGGGGTGGAACCTGCCAAAGAACGGCAATGCTGAACTGAACAATGTCACCATTCGCGGTACGGTTTATGCGAATGCCGGGGAAATGAATAATATCCTCATCAAAGAGACCTGCACCGTTCAGGGCCGCATTGAAGCCAACGACGGCTGGTTTAAGGGAACCGTTTATGCGGAGAAGCTGGAAGGGGATGTCGTTAAGTCGTTCACTATAGGCATAAACGGCACCGCTAAAATCGAAGCCGCGCCCTATCCGCGCCGGATCGTTGCGATAAGCGCACCCATGATGGCGGCCACCGCCACCAGGATTGAAAACAGTACGGTTACTTACCTGTATGGTCAGGCGCATATGACCCTGCAACTTTTTGCGGGTGACGGAGGGACCGCCAATATTTTTGATAAACATATCGCCGCCAGCAACTCAAACCAGACCGTTTTTGACGTTGCAGAAGGAACCTGGCTACTCAATCCAGGTGTCTACTACGAGGTAACTTATCGCGCCAGCGGTGGCGTGGGGCCGTCTGGCTTCCCTCAGAATTACACCTTTCTGGTAGTGAAAAACTGATAAATATTTCAGCTAAATAAAACCATTCAACGGGAGGCTTTTGCCTCCCTTTTTTTGAGGAATAAAAATGGCAACTATTTCCGATGAACTGGCAGCAGGGCTGACAAAAATTCTTCAGCTTGCCCAGCTCGACATTCAGAATCAGGACAAAATGTTTAATGGCAGCGGCGACGTGACATTGACCCGCGCTGACGGTTCCACGTTTTTGGCGGCAACGTGGGCCAAAATGATGGCCGCAACTGTCGGGACCATTAAGCAAAATGGTAATCTTGGGACCCGGCTGCTTAACGAAGTTGACGGCAGGAACGAAGGGTTCTGGATTCAGCCTGCTTCAGCCAATGCGACCGCGGCGCGAAATTACCCTGAATACGTCGCAGGTAACCTTCTGGTTATGCAGAACGCTGCAAACGGCCTCGCTGGATGCACTCAGCTATATTTCCCCTTTAACAACCAAAATGTATGGGTCAGGACTGGCAACGCAAACGCCAGCGGGATCGCATCATGGACCGCCTGGCAAAAACTGGCTTATACAAATGACCCGGAGTTTACCGGAAAAGTTGTAATGCCCAGCGCGGTGCATCTAAGAAAAGATAAGGTGATCCTGAAAGCCGGTGATGATAATACTTTTATTCTCACCGTTGGCGGTAATGTTGATGTGTGTTCGTGGGGCGGCAATGGTCTGTTCCTGCCTCAAACTTTAGACTGCGTCCGTGGTTTCAAATCGCATATGGGAATTGGTAGTGCTTCAGGGGCTAACAATTACTGCTTTGGCTGGGATGGGTCGCGTATGGTCCTCTACGTTGACAATACGGCTGTAGGGTCTCTGAACACCACGTCAACGTCAGATCGAGGGCTAAAGAAAGACATTGAGTATACACCGCTGGATGACAGACTGGTGGCGCTGGAGGAGGTGATGCGCTGGGCTACGGCGACATTTAAAATGAGGGCCAGAGGTGACGTTATCCCAGAGTCGCCTGAAATGCTGGGCTTTATCGCCAACGATCTGAAAGCCGTCAGCCCGGAGTGTGTTTCGGGTCAGGGGCTGGAGGAGGGCGACGAACCGGACCCGTTAAAAGCCTACACCCTTGAACCGATCGCAATGATGGCAAAAATGACGTTAGCGATGCAGGCAATGGAGGACCAGATAACTGACCTGCAAAATACGGTTAACGATTTGAAAGCTCAGATAGTTTCTCAGTAACCACCCAAGCTTCTGAATGTAGTTTCATTACTGATTGATTGTGGCGCTGCTGAAGCTTTCTACTTTTGGCAATAAAAACCCGGCGCAGTGGCCGGGCTTCTTCTAAAGAAGGCTAGCTAAATATCTAAGCTGCCTCTGATACCTTGTAACAGATTGGTTGACCTGAAGTCTTTTTCCTTCGCTGACAGTATGGAATCTACCAACTTTGAGTTGTGAAATTGGTATACTTTCAGCGCCACTTATCTGCCCGCTGGATACAAAGTCATCGGTAACTACGAAAGCTTTACTTACATCATCATCAGCAAAAAGATTTTTATATTTTTCTGCAATTTTTACAGCTCTCTCTATATACATTTGAGAAGCCTTGCCCGGGGTGGATGAAAGTCGACTTTTCGAGCCAGCCATTGTCATAACAATTGCTGCCACTTTTGGAGAGGCTAAACCACCCGCGCGCTCGTTCCACATCTGGAAGTCTTTGTCACGTCTCGACAGCATATCCATTGTTAGGCTTAATGACTCAATTGAATGCTCATCAACCCTTACAGGAATTATTAACGCTTCAGCGGCGCACCAGGCTAAGTGAGTCCCACCCGCATAAAAAGGACTGGTATCCATCAATAGAACATCACATTTTTTATCCCTTGCTTCTTCATTCATTATTGAGTGAAGTGAGGTTAAAAGGGTAGCCACTGCTTTGGGTTCACCGCGAGAAAGAGCTACCTGTAGCTGCTGATACATACTTGAAGGGAAAGCAAATAGCTCTGGATCACCGGGAATTGCATAGCATGCTTTTCCGCCCTTAAAATCATCTATGTAAGAACTCACTCTATAAGAAATATCTTCGGGTTTTTCGCCGAAGGCTGGGCCCAACATTTTCGGCGTTAACGCATGAGAAATTGTAACTTTCGGTTCGGCCCCCTTCAGTAACGTTTCAGTGAGGTTGCATTGAGGACAAAGATCGGCAACTAATACTGATGTATGTCTAGAAATCTCATATGCCAGATTAAAAGACATGGTTGATTTCCCAACACCTCCTCGCAGGTTGGAAACCGCATAACTTTTAAATCTCGGTCCGCCAGTAGAGATATAACCTTCTTCGACAACCTGCGCATAACGCTTTAAAACATCTTCAACTAATGAAGCCATGATTTACCTCCTGAAGTGAACAGCAATATTTAACCACCACAAGGCAGCAGGAGCAAGAAAAAAGTGCAGGTTTAATAAATTATTGCAGGTTTCTGATAATTTTGCAGGTTTTATGATTTCATGCAGGTTCTAAGATACCTTGCAGTTATAAAATCGCTTCCCTATGGCCTCTGATTATCTCTTGGCTAAACAAACCAACGCTACATCTCTACATGAATCGCTTACAGGCAATGACTTCCTTAATCAAAAGGTTAGCTTTGATGTGAAAAGTTCATCATTCATAGCTATCGCTATATTGATCTTCGTCCCTTTTAAAAATACTGTATGTATACACAGCAATGAAAGAGGATAACAATAATGCCTCGCATATATGAGATTGACAGCGCATTCAGAGCTGCCGTTATGAAAAACCCAAAAGGATTTTTATGGTTGCGCTCTGACGATTTTATCCGCGAATTGCGGGTGAGAAACTGGCATTTTACGCAAGCGGAAGCAAACAGATGGATAGAACGTTACCAGCCTGATTTCGTTGATAAGACGCCTGACTTTAGCGAAAACAGGTTCTGGATCCTGCGTAACATGGGGAGGGTTCATTAATGGGATTTCCTTCACCGGCTCAGGATTATACCGAGCGCCGCTTAACACCAGAGACGATTTGCCAGATCGACAATAACAGCCTGGTTATTGAGACATCATCTGGTTATGCCGTCATCAACGGTGCGTTACGTTGCCAGCAGCGCAGTACGGTGATGATCCAGTTCCATGGGCATTCAAAGTTCGCAAAGCTGCTGGGCCAGGCATTCATTACCGATGATGGAGATGCGATCGAAGGAGAGGCGCTGGACGATGTTAATGTCGTCGGCGTGGTGACGTTCTTCATCAACCGAACCAGAGAGGATGATTGCCCGGTGATGTAAGGTTTTTAGCATCTACGCTGGCAGAAATGGCGATGCGAATAATCGCAAATCAGACAACTCTTTGCGTTAACAAAAAACCCGGCATTTGCCGGGTTTCTAGTCATTAAGCAGCTTTCTTAACAGGTTTTTTCTTTGCTGCACGTTCGTTGAGGTCATCTATAAGACCACGAAGCCTGTATGAGTTTAAAAGAAGTTTCTGCAATGATTTGTTCATAGTCATAATTGCTCCTGCTCGGGTTACTACCAAGTATTGGGTTGAATTCCGTGATTAACAACCTGTTCATGCGCCTCTAAAGATTTCTTCAAATCTTTCTGCTGAACAGCCATTAAAAGACTTTCTGCATACATAATGCCTTGTCGGATATTCATCAATCCCACGCTTGCCCCTGCGGCATCAAGGTCGTGTTTCTCAGTTACCAAGCGCTCAATTTCATGGTTAAGCTCATCGGCACCTGACTTCATTTTAGCCAAAGTATCCTGAAGTTCTTTAAAACTAGGATTTGTCAGCTCGTAAAGACCCTCCATGCCATGCACTGAAAAGAGAGATCCTAACGACTCCAAAGCATAGACAATTGACTCAATAGCCTTATCATATGCGTCCTTTTCTTCTTGTAACATTGTAGATCCTGGCTAAGTATGCAGAACAAAAATTGGTCAATCATCATACACTCATGATGGGGACAATCAAGATCAATTTCAACCTTCTTTAATTTGCAGCAACAAAAAACGCTTACTGTGCCGACAATGAAACATGCATTAACTGGTAATAATTTATACACCCAAAACGAGTGAACATAGGACATACTTTACGATGAATTTATGCGTTCACGACAATAAGAATAGTTAATCGTCTTATCATCTTCTTTAAAATAAAAGTAACTTTACAAGCTATTCAAACAGTTATATCAAACTGAAATCGCAATCTTCAATGAGGTTGTACTATCAACCTTTAAAAGCGCAATGTACAATCAACTCCATAAATTTTAGTTTGTACATAATGATGTACATAATGGAAAAGAAAAATATGTCGATGTCCCTCTATCTCTCTGAGGTAGCCAAGCGAAGAACCTTTGCCATTATCTCTCACCCGGATGCCGGTAAAACGACCATCACTGAAAAAGTGTTGCTGTTCGGACAGGCGATCCAGACCGCCGGTACGGTAAAAGGCCGTGGCTCCAGCCAGCATGCCAAATCCGACTGGATGGAAATGGAAAAGCAGCGTGGGATCTCAATCACCACCTCGGTGATGCAGTTTCCGTATCACGACAGCCTCGTCAACCTGCTGGATACCCCCGGGCACGAAGACTTCTCGGAAGATACCTACCGTACGCTGACGGCGGTCGACTGCTGCCTGATGGTCATCGATGCTGCAAAAGGGGTAGAAGACCGGACCCGTAAGCTGATGGAAGTCACCCGTCTGCGCGATACGCCGATCATTACCTTTATGAACAAGCTGGACCGCGACATCCGCGATCCGATGGAACTGCTGGATGAAGTCGAGAACGAGCTGAAGATTGGCTGTGCGCCGATCACCTGGCCTATCGGCTGCGGCAAACTGTTCAAAGGCGTTTACCACCTTTATAAAGACGAAACGTATCTTTACCAGACCGGTAAAGGCCATACCATCCAGGAAGTCCGTATTGTTAAGGGGCTGAACAACCTGGATCTGGACGCGGCGGTCGGCGACGATCTGGCGCAGCAGCTTCGCGACGAGCTGGAGCTGGTCCAGGGCGCGTCGAACGAGTTCGATAAAGATCTTTTCCTGGCGGGCGAAATTACCCCGGTCTTTTTCGGCACCGCGCTGGGTAACTTTGGCGTCGATCATATGCTGGATGGTCTGGTGGAATGGGCACCCGCGCCGATGCCGCGTAAAACAGATACGCGTACCGTAGAGGCGGCCGATGAGAAATTCACCGGCTTCGTCTTTAAGATCCAGGCCAACATGGACCCGAAACACCGTGACCGCGTGGCTTTTATGCGCGTCGTTTCCGGTAAATATGAAAAGGGTATGAAACTGCGTCAGGTTCGTATCGGTAAAGACGTGGTGATTTCCGATGCGCTGACCTTTATGGCTGGCGACCGCTCACACGTTGAAGAAGCGTATCCTGGCGATATCATCGGCCTGCATAACCACGGCACCATTCAG
Coding sequences within it:
- the prfC gene encoding peptide chain release factor 3 produces the protein MSMSLYLSEVAKRRTFAIISHPDAGKTTITEKVLLFGQAIQTAGTVKGRGSSQHAKSDWMEMEKQRGISITTSVMQFPYHDSLVNLLDTPGHEDFSEDTYRTLTAVDCCLMVIDAAKGVEDRTRKLMEVTRLRDTPIITFMNKLDRDIRDPMELLDEVENELKIGCAPITWPIGCGKLFKGVYHLYKDETYLYQTGKGHTIQEVRIVKGLNNLDLDAAVGDDLAQQLRDELELVQGASNEFDKDLFLAGEITPVFFGTALGNFGVDHMLDGLVEWAPAPMPRKTDTRTVEAADEKFTGFVFKIQANMDPKHRDRVAFMRVVSGKYEKGMKLRQVRIGKDVVISDALTFMAGDRSHVEEAYPGDIIGLHNHGTIQIGDTFTQGEMMKFTGIPNFAPELFRRIRLKDPLKQKQLLKGLVQLSEEGAVQVFRPIANNDLIVGAVGVLQFDVVVARLKSEYNVEAIYESVNVATARWVESTDVKKFEEFKRKNELHLALDGGDNLTYIAPTMVNLNITQERYPDVQFRKTREH